The following coding sequences lie in one Glycine soja cultivar W05 chromosome 16, ASM419377v2, whole genome shotgun sequence genomic window:
- the LOC114390387 gene encoding germin-like protein subfamily 1 member 7, with protein MKVMYFLVAVLALAFSVASAYDPSPLQDFCVTVNGTKDGVFVNGKFCKDPKLVKAEDFFRHVEPGNTSNPNGAQVTQVFVDQLPALNTLGISLARVDFAPKGLNPPHTHPRGTEILIVTEGTLYVGFVTSNQDGNRLFTKVLNKGDVFVFPIGLIHFQRNVGYGNAVAIAALSSQNPGTITIANVLFKANPPISSEVLTKAFQVDKKVIDYLQKQSWYGNN; from the exons ATGAAAGTGATGTACTTCCTTGTTGCCGTCTTAGCTTTGGCATTCTCAGTTGCCTCGGCCTATGACCCCAGTCCTCTCCAAGATTTTTGTGTGACAGTCAATGGCACCAAAGATGGTG TGTTTGTGAATGGAAAATTCTGTAAAGACCCTAAGCTTGTGAAAGCAGAAGATTTCTTCAGACATGTGGAACCTGGGAATACCTCCAACCCAAATGGTGCACAAGTGACTCAAGTGTTTGTTGATCAGCTACCAGCATTAAACACGCTTGGCATATCTTTGGCTCGCGTAGATTTTGCACCAAAGGGTTTAAACCCTCCCCACACTCACCCTCGAGGCACTGAAATCCTTATAGTCACTGAGGGTACTCTCTATGTTGGATTTGTTACTTCCAATCAAGATGGAAATCGCCTCTTCACCAAAGTGCTGAACAAGGGTGATGTGTTTGTGTTCCCAATTGGTCTCATTCATTTCCAACGGAATGTGGGATATGGCAATGCAGTTGCCATTGCTGCTCTTAGCAGTCAAAATCCAGGAACTATCACTATTGCAAATGTTTTGTTTAAAGCCAATCCTCCAATTTCTTCAGAGGTTCTTACTAAAGCATTCCAAGTTGACAAGAAAGTAATTGATTATCTTCAAAAACAATCTTGGTACGGCAACAACTAG
- the LOC114390395 gene encoding germin-like protein subfamily 1 member 7, translated as MKVVYFLVAILALASSLVSAHDPSPLQDFCVATKERDGVYVNGKFCKEPKDVKAEDFYKEVEPGNPSNQLGSAVTPVFVDQLPGLNTLGLSLARIDYESMGLNPPHIHPRATEIIIVLEGILLVGFATSNQDGNRLFSKMLKKGDVFVSPMGLIQFQYNPGRGRAVSISAFSSQNPGTVTVANAVFRSNPRISTDILTKSFQVDKKVIDELQNQN; from the exons atgaaagttgtGTACTTCCTTGTTGCTATCTTGGCTTTGGCATCCTCTCTTGTCTCTGCCCATGACCCTAGTCCTCTGCAAGATTTTTGTGTGGCAACCAAAGAACGCGATGGTG TATATGTGAATGGAAAATTCTGCAAAGAGCCTAAAGATGTGAAAGCCGAAGATTTCTACAAAGAAGTGGAGCCTGGGAATCCTTCGAATCAATTGGGGTCAGCAGTGACTCCTGTGTTTGTTGATCAACTACCAGGGCTAAACACACTTGGTTTATCTTTGGCTCGCATAGATTATGAATCAATGGGTTTAAACCCTCCACACATTCACCCTCGAGCCACTGAAATCATTATAGTCCTTGAGGGAATTCTTCTTGTTGGATTTGCGACTTCCAATCAAGATGGAAATCGTCTCTTCAGCAAAATGTTGAAGAAGGGTGATGTGTTTGTGTCCCCTATGGGTCTCATTCAGTTCCAATATAATCCCGGGAGGGGCCGTGCTGTTTCCATTTCTGCTTTTAGCAGCCAAAATCCAGGAACTGTCACTGTTGCAAATGCTGTGTTTAGGTCTAATCCACGTATTTCAACCGACATTCTCACCAAATCTTTTCAAGTGGATAAGAAAGTGATTGATGAGCTTCAGAATCAAAACTAA
- the LOC114389220 gene encoding uncharacterized protein LOC114389220, protein MGYLQFGRHGVRQIIRFRDASYDNVVVNPLLYASQGLRYKRKLQVILTTDIDNLGKAGDTVKVAPGYFRNHLMPKLLAFPNIDKFAHLLNEQRKIYQPTEEEKQEDVTLVKESKEDMMKEYEKAALRLDKAKLVLRRLINVQKAKSRESKDDPLELRYPVTKDILVAEVSRQICVNVAPDNLHLPSPLATLGEYEVPLRLPRSIPLPEGKVNWSLKVKIRSK, encoded by the exons ATGGGTTATCTTCAATTTGGCAGACATGGTGTTAGGCAGATCATTAGATTTAGAGATGCTAGTTATGATAATGTTGTGGTAAACCCACTCCTATATGCTTCCCAAGGACTTCGTTACAAGAGGAAGCTCCAAGTCATCCTTACAAct GACATAGATAATCTGGGAAAGGCAGGTGATACTGTCAAAGTTGCCCCTGGATATTTTCGCAACCACCTAATGCCCAAGCTCCTTGCTTTCCCTAACATTGATAAGTTTGCTCATCTCCTCAATGAGCAGCGCAag ATATATCAACCAactgaagaagaaaaacaagaagatGTCACTCTTGTTAAAGAGTCAAAGGAAGATATGATGAAAGAGTATGAAAAGGCAGCATTGCGTCTTGATAAAGCTAAGCTG GTCTTGCGGAGATTAATCAATGTTCAAAAAGCCAAGTCACGTGAATCAAAAGATGACCCCTTGGAGTTACGTTATCCTGTGACAAAAGATATTCTTGTGGCTGAG GTGTCAAGACAAATCTGTGTGAACGTTGCACCTGATAACCTGCATCTTCCATCACCTTTAGCCACATTGGGAGAATATGAGGTGCCACTGCGTTTACCAAGGTCCATCCCGTTGCCAGAGGGCAAGGTTAATTGGAGTTTGAAAGTTAAAATCAGGAGTAAATAA
- the LOC114389219 gene encoding glutamate receptor 2.5-like, translating into MVRTSPMSLTILFFVLQLFAWSSRVLLASEKINNCISTTSRPIMMKIGAVLDLDSLVGKQQKIAMEIAVQEFNSLSCSKLDLNIQNSRGISARAIASVMDLTQSMRVLAIIGTITHNEATLASELNYTINKVPTLSLTSPTARTKLLSPQLPHFIQIGDDVRIHMQCVAAIVGEFRWKKVTVIYELNNWLSSDPGMLLDLTYALRQVGSEIDNHLALPSLSSLSDPKSNIENELKKLKSKSNRVFLIVHSSLELANILFEKAKQIGLMEKGSVWVISDGVVGLLDSVNPSAISNMQGVIGFKTNFMEVSETFRQFKFKFQRNFASEFPEEEKINPSFFALQLYDATWAIAQAAKESQGKFTPEQLFKNYLSRNDKLQQSPTFNIINVIGKSYRDLALWSPKLGFSKNLITQQLTEVNTDTTSTKVLSTVYWPGGLQFVPKGSTRSTEERTLQIGVPANGVFRQFVNVTHDQNTNNTSITGFSIDVFKAVVNTLPYDLKYTFVPFNGSYDEMVEQVHNKTLDAAVGDTAIMAYRYHLVDFTQPYIESGLDMVVKEKSAKSKETWIFLDVFTKEMWLMIVALHIFVGFVIWFIERRHNAELKGLGSMLWFLVSVIFYAHREPITSPLARTVLAPWLFVILIATSTFTASLTSMMTVSQLEPSVLDIQTLQERNSPVGCNGNSFIVKYLIDILKFKPENIKKINSIGDYPAAFQNKDIEAAFFVTPHAKIFLAKYSCKGLIKAGSTFKLGGFGFVFPKGSTLATDLSEALLKVIEKRETEQLEKDMLLIGGNANCSPSESKAKGRSSTGFQPFLGLFLICSSVAILALLYNMICVFKISVEIFSSYMHVTLTKLKSMWRCTTTCFTWSCSRLQSGSMRSISTATVTRNAEETVISDQQSTMNVELIDVVLAAHAS; encoded by the exons ATGGTAAGGACTTCTCCAATGTCACTAACTATCTTGTTCTTTGTCTTGCAATTGTTTGCATGGTCATCAAGGGTACTACTAGCtagtgaaaaaataaacaactgcATAAGCACTACTTCAAGGCCCATTATGATGAAAATCGGTGCTGTTCTTGATTTGGATTCACTAGTGGGCAAGCAACAAAAAATCGCCATGGAAATTGCAGTCCAAGAGTTCAATAGCTTGAGTTGCTCCAAGCTGGATTTGAATATACAAAATTCCCGTGGGATTTCTGCTCGAGCAATTGCTAGTG TTATGGATCTCACACAGAGCATGCGggtgctagctatcataggaaCAATAACACACAATGAAGCAACTCTGGCAAGTGAGTTAAATTACACCATAAACAAGGTTCCTACATTGTCTCTAACTTCTCCAACAGCAAGGACAAAGTTATTATCTCCTCAATTGCCACACTTCATCCAAATTGGCGATGATGTCAGGATTCACATGCAATGCGTTGCAGCCATAGTAGGAGAATTCAGATGGAAAAAGGTGACAGTAATCTATGAACTTAATAATTGGCTTTCCTCTGATCCAGGGATGCTACTTGACCTCACCTATGCTCTTAGACAAGTTGGTTCTGAGATTGACAATCATTTAGCTTTGCCTTCCTTGTCCTCTCTATCAGACCCAAAATCAAACATTGAAAATGAGCTTAAAAAGCTCAAAAGCAAAAGTAACAGGGTCTTCTTGATTGTGCATTCTTCTTTAGAGCTGGCTAACATACTTTTTgagaaagcaaagcaaatagGTTTGATGGAAAAAGGTTCTGTGTGGGTTATATCAGATGGGGTTGTTGGCCTTCTTGATTCAGTTAACCCATCTGCTATCTCTAACATGCAGGGAGTAATTGGGTTTAAGACAAACTTCATGGAAGTGAGTGAGACATTTAGAcagttcaaattcaaatttcaaagaaacTTTGCCTCGGAGTTCCCCGAGGAAGAGAAAATTAATCCAAGTTTCTTCGCACTTCAATTGTACGATGCAACCTGGGCGATTGCACAGGCTGCAAAGGAATCACAAGGGAAGTTTACTCCTGAACAATTGTTCAAAAATTACCTCTCCAGGAATGACAAATTACAGCAATCACCAACcttcaatataattaatgtgataGGTAAAAGTTATAGAGACTTGGCATTATGGTCTCCAAAACTAGGTTTCTCCAAGAACCTTATTACACAGCAGCTAACAGAGGTGAACACAGATACTACTTCTACTAAAGTTTTGAGTACTGTTTATTGGCCTGGAGGCTTACAGTTTGTTCCTAAGGGATCGACTCGCAGCACCGAGGAGAGAACTCTGCAAATAGGAGTGCCTGCAAATGGTGTCTTTCGTCAGTTTGTGAATGTGACACATGATCAGAACACAAATAACACTTCTATAACTGGTTTCTCAATTGATGTCTTTAAAGCTGTTGTTAATACTTTGCCTTATGACTTGAAATACACGTTTGTTCCCTTCAATGGGTCTTATGATGAAATGGTAGAGCAAGTCCACAATAAG ACATTGGATGCTGCTGTAGGAGACACAGCAATAATGGCATATAGATATCATTTAGTCGACTTCACACAACCTTACATTGAATCTGGCCTTGACATGGTGGTTAAAGAGAAATCAGcaaaatcaaaagaaacatgGATTTTTTTGGATGTATTTACAAAAGAGATGTGGTTGATGATAGTTGCATTGCACATTTTTGTGGGATTTGTTATTTGGTTCATAGAACGGCGACACAATGCAGAACTAAAAGGATTGGGGTCCATGCTTTGGTTTCTAGTCAGCGTGATATTCTATGCACACA GAGAACCAATTACAAGCCCCCTGGCTCGAACTGTGTTGGCACCATGGCTATTTGTTATACTCATTGCAACTAGTACATTCACAGCAAGTTTGACTTCCATGATGACTGTTTCGCAACTAGAGCCATCTGTGTTAGATATCCAAACCCTTCAGGAAAGAAATTCCCCTGTCGGTTGTAATGGAAATTCGTTCATTGTGAAGTACCTGATTGACATACTAAAATTCAAGCCTGAGAACATCAAGAAAATTAACTCTATAGGTGATTACCCTGCTGCGTTTCAGAACAAGGATATTGAAGCCGCTTTCTTTGTTACCCCTCATGCTAAAATCTTTCTGGCAAAGTACTCGTGCAAGGGCCTCATCAAAGCAGGGAGCACGTTCAAGCTTGGTGGTTTTGGTTTT GTTTTTCCCAAGGGTTCGACTTTGGCTACTGACTTATCCGAGGCATTGCTGAAAGTGATAGAGAAACGAGAAACAGAACAACTAGAAAAAGATATGCTATTGATAGGAGGCAATGCCAATTGCTCTCCTTCCGAGAGCAAGGCAAAAGGTAGGTCATCAACAGGATTTCAGCCTTTCCTTGGCCTATTTTTAATCTGTTCTTCTGTTGCTATTCTGGCATTGTTATATAATATGATTTGTGTGTTCAAGATTAGTGTAGAGATCTTCTCTAGCTACATGCATGTaacattaacaaaattaaagagtATGTGGAGATGCACAACCACATGTTTTACTTGGAGCTGTTCAAGACTCCAATCAGGGAGTATGAGAAGTATTAGTACTGCCACAGTAACAAGAAATGCCGAGGAGACTGTCATTAGTGATCAGCAAAGCACAATGAATGTTGAGCTTATTGATGTAGTATTGGCTGCTCATGCTTCGTGA